One region of Streptomyces sp. CG4 genomic DNA includes:
- a CDS encoding 4-coumarate--CoA ligase family protein, with amino-acid sequence MFRSEYADVPPVELPIHKAVLGHAAAFGERPALIDGTDGTILTYEQVDRFHRRIAAGLADAGVRKGDVLALHSPNTIAFPTAFYAATRAGASVTTVHPLATPAEFAKQLGDSGAHWIVTVSPLLGTARRAAELAGGIREIFVCDSATGHRSLIDMLATTAPEPQLAFDPAEDIAALPYSSGTTGVPKGVMLTHRQIATNLAQLEPAVTMAPGDRILAVLPFFHIYGLTALMNAPLRKGATVVVLPRFDLETFLAAIENHRITGLYVAPPIVLALAKHPAVTRYDLSSLKYVLSAAAPLDARLARACAERLGLPPIGQAYGMTELSPGTHVVPLDQLHDAPAGTVGRLIAGTEMRIVSLDDPGKDLGTGESGEILIRGPQVMKGYLGRPDATAALIDADGWLHTGDVGHVDAEGWLFVVDRVKELIKYKGFQVAPAELEALLLTHPGIADAAVIGTCDEDGNEVPHAFVVRRAGAPDDLTENEILLYVAERVAPYKRVRRITFIDTVPRAASGKILRRELREHT; translated from the coding sequence GTGTTCCGCAGCGAGTACGCAGACGTCCCGCCCGTAGAACTCCCCATCCACAAGGCCGTTCTGGGTCACGCCGCCGCCTTCGGCGAGCGTCCGGCCCTGATCGACGGCACGGACGGCACCATCCTCACGTACGAGCAGGTGGACCGGTTCCACCGGCGCATCGCCGCCGGTCTCGCCGACGCGGGCGTCCGCAAGGGCGACGTCCTCGCCCTGCACAGCCCCAACACCATCGCCTTCCCGACCGCCTTCTACGCGGCCACGCGCGCGGGTGCCTCCGTCACCACCGTGCACCCGCTCGCCACGCCCGCGGAGTTCGCCAAACAGCTCGGCGACAGCGGCGCGCACTGGATCGTCACCGTCTCACCCCTGCTGGGGACGGCCCGCCGCGCCGCCGAACTCGCGGGCGGAATACGGGAGATCTTCGTCTGCGACAGCGCGACCGGTCACCGGTCGCTCATCGACATGCTCGCCACCACCGCCCCCGAGCCGCAGCTCGCCTTCGACCCGGCCGAGGACATCGCCGCACTGCCGTACTCCTCCGGTACCACCGGCGTCCCCAAGGGCGTGATGCTCACCCACCGGCAGATCGCCACCAACCTCGCCCAGCTGGAGCCCGCCGTCACCATGGCGCCCGGCGACCGCATCCTGGCCGTCCTGCCGTTCTTCCACATCTACGGCCTCACCGCCCTGATGAACGCGCCACTGCGCAAGGGCGCCACGGTCGTCGTCCTGCCCCGCTTCGACCTGGAGACCTTCCTCGCCGCCATCGAGAACCACCGCATCACCGGCCTGTACGTCGCCCCGCCGATCGTCCTCGCCCTCGCCAAGCATCCGGCGGTCACCCGTTACGACCTCTCCTCGCTGAAGTACGTCCTCAGCGCCGCCGCGCCGCTGGACGCCCGGCTCGCCCGCGCCTGCGCCGAGCGACTGGGCCTGCCCCCGATCGGCCAGGCCTACGGCATGACGGAACTGTCCCCGGGCACCCATGTCGTCCCCCTCGACCAGCTGCACGACGCCCCCGCCGGCACCGTCGGCAGGCTCATCGCCGGCACCGAGATGCGGATCGTGTCCCTGGACGACCCCGGCAAGGACCTCGGCACCGGCGAGTCCGGCGAGATCCTGATCCGCGGCCCCCAGGTGATGAAGGGCTACCTCGGCCGCCCCGACGCCACCGCCGCCCTGATCGACGCCGACGGCTGGCTGCACACGGGAGACGTCGGGCATGTGGACGCGGAGGGCTGGCTGTTCGTCGTGGACCGGGTGAAGGAACTCATCAAGTACAAGGGCTTCCAGGTGGCCCCCGCCGAACTGGAGGCCCTGCTGCTCACTCACCCCGGCATCGCCGACGCCGCCGTCATCGGCACCTGCGACGAAGACGGCAACGAGGTCCCGCACGCCTTCGTCGTCCGCCGGGCCGGCGCCCCCGACGACCTCACCGAGAACGAGATCCTCCTCTACGTCGCCGAGCGGGTCGCCCCCTACAAACGCGTCCGCCGGATCACCTTCATCGACACCGTCCCGCGCGCCGCCTCCGGCAAGATCCTGCGCCGGGAACTCAGGGAGCACACGTGA
- a CDS encoding isopenicillin N synthase family dioxygenase, whose translation MTLHTSTATPSYDQLPIIDLSAADRGPQARALLHAQLHSAAHDVGFFQLVGHGVTQAETDALITAMRAFFALPEADRLALDNVNSPHFRGYTRTGDERTAGARDWRDQLDIGAERPARIPGPGEPPYWWLQGPNQWPVALPELRTAALAWIDKLSAVAERLLRELLTAIGAPADFYAPVFGARAHPHLKLVRYPGSAGDGTDQGVGAHKDYGFLTLLLQDTVGGLQVHREDGRFHDVPPLQGAFVVNLGELLEVATNGYLLATNHRVVSPAGATERFSVPFFYNPRLDARIDPLPFPHAAQAPGVTTDPSNPLYAEYGYNELKGKLRAHPLVAERHHGDLLTPVA comes from the coding sequence ATGACCTTGCACACCTCGACGGCGACCCCGTCGTACGACCAGCTCCCCATCATCGACCTGTCGGCCGCCGACCGCGGCCCCCAGGCCCGCGCCCTGCTCCACGCCCAACTGCACAGCGCGGCACACGACGTCGGCTTCTTCCAGCTCGTCGGACACGGCGTGACCCAGGCCGAGACCGACGCGCTGATCACCGCCATGCGCGCCTTCTTCGCCCTCCCCGAGGCCGACCGGCTCGCCCTCGACAACGTGAACTCGCCGCACTTCCGCGGCTACACCCGCACCGGCGACGAACGCACCGCCGGCGCCCGCGACTGGCGCGACCAGCTCGACATCGGCGCCGAACGCCCCGCCCGCATCCCCGGCCCCGGCGAGCCCCCGTACTGGTGGCTGCAGGGCCCCAACCAGTGGCCCGTCGCCCTCCCCGAGCTGCGCACGGCGGCCCTGGCCTGGATCGACAAGCTGAGCGCGGTCGCCGAGCGCCTCCTGCGCGAACTGCTGACCGCGATCGGCGCCCCCGCCGACTTCTACGCCCCGGTCTTCGGCGCCCGTGCCCACCCGCACCTCAAACTCGTCCGCTACCCCGGCAGCGCGGGCGACGGCACCGACCAGGGCGTGGGCGCCCACAAGGACTACGGCTTCCTCACCCTCCTGCTCCAGGACACGGTCGGCGGCCTCCAGGTCCACCGCGAGGACGGCCGCTTCCACGATGTGCCGCCCCTCCAGGGCGCCTTCGTGGTCAACCTGGGCGAACTCCTGGAGGTCGCCACCAACGGCTACCTCCTCGCCACCAACCACCGCGTGGTCAGCCCGGCGGGAGCGACGGAACGCTTCTCGGTCCCGTTCTTCTACAACCCCCGCCTGGACGCCCGCATAGACCCGTTGCCGTTCCCCCACGCCGCGCAGGCCCCGGGCGTCACGACGGATCCCTCGAACCCGCTGTACGCCGAGTACGGCTACAACGAGTTGAAAGGCAAGCTGAGGGCACATCCGCTGGTGGCGGAGAGGCACCACGGGGACTTGCTGACGCCGGTGGCCTGA
- a CDS encoding enoyl-CoA hydratase family protein encodes MSTLIGRTRARAVQTLSLDATDTRNALSSALVTDLASALADCAKDEDVRAVVLTHTGTTFSAGADLRDPPAPDTLVGLFRQIVELPKPVVARVTGHVRAGGLGLLAACDIAAATTAATFAFTEVRIGVAPAVISLPILPRTDPRALARHYLTGERFGPTEAVRLGLLTATADDVDEALAPILDGLRRSSPQALAETKRLLTARVLETFDRDAADLTALSARLFASDQAREGMTAFLEKRDAAWVV; translated from the coding sequence GTGAGCACACTGATCGGCCGCACACGCGCGCGTGCCGTGCAGACCCTCAGCCTCGACGCGACCGACACGCGCAACGCGCTCTCGTCGGCCCTGGTCACCGACCTGGCGAGCGCCCTGGCCGACTGTGCCAAGGACGAGGACGTACGGGCCGTCGTCCTCACCCACACCGGCACCACCTTCAGCGCGGGCGCCGACCTGCGGGACCCGCCCGCCCCGGACACCCTGGTCGGCCTCTTCCGGCAGATCGTCGAACTGCCCAAGCCGGTCGTCGCCCGGGTCACCGGCCACGTCCGCGCGGGCGGCCTCGGCCTGCTCGCGGCCTGCGACATCGCCGCCGCCACCACCGCGGCCACCTTCGCCTTCACCGAGGTCCGCATCGGCGTCGCCCCGGCGGTGATCTCCCTGCCGATCCTTCCGCGCACCGACCCCCGCGCCCTGGCCCGCCACTACCTCACCGGCGAACGTTTCGGCCCGACGGAAGCCGTACGGCTCGGCCTGCTCACGGCGACCGCCGACGACGTGGACGAGGCCCTCGCCCCGATCCTCGACGGACTGCGCCGCTCCTCCCCCCAGGCCCTGGCCGAGACGAAACGGCTGCTCACGGCTAGGGTGCTGGAGACATTCGACCGGGACGCGGCGGACCTGACCGCCCTCTCGGCCCGGCTGTTCGCCTCCGACCAGGCCCGGGAGGGGATGACGGCCTTCCTGGAGAAACGGGACGCGGCATGGGTGGTGTGA
- a CDS encoding biotin carboxylase N-terminal domain-containing protein, with protein sequence MIQTLLVANRGEIACRIIRTCRELGIRTVAVHSDADANALHARVADTAVRLPGAAPAETYLRGDLIVKAALAAGADAVHPGYGFLSENPDFARAVLDAGLTWIGPSPEAIETMASKTRAKDLMGIASLDAADVTQADLPVLVKAAAGGGGRGMRIVRRLEELGAALKGARAEAASAFGDGEVFVEPYLEHGRHVEVQVLVDTHGTIWTLGTRDCSLQRRHQKVIEEAPAPGISEALTSDMHALAVQAVCAVAYEGAGTVEFLVADGRAHFLEMNTRLQVEHPVTEAVFGIDLVAEQIRIAEGHALPEDPPRARGHAIEARLYAEDPARDWAPQTGTLHHLAVPDGVRLDTGYTDGDTIGVHYDPMLAKVVAHAPTRAEAVRRLTGALERAELHGPLTNRDLLVRSLRHEEFTSGRMDTGFYDRHLDELTGSAPDPLAPLAAALADAHGRSRFGGWRNLPAQPQVKRYELAGQEHEVRYRHTRTGLSAEGVRVVHADARLVVLEVDGVERKFAVARHGDQVYVNSARLTALPRFPDPTAQLAPGSLLAPMPGTVVRIAEGLTEGATVQAGQGLIWLEAMKMQHQISAPVTGTLSALHAKAGQQVEPGMLLAVVQETSS encoded by the coding sequence GGAGACGTATCTGCGCGGCGACCTGATCGTGAAGGCGGCGCTGGCCGCCGGCGCGGACGCCGTGCACCCCGGCTACGGCTTCCTCTCCGAGAACCCCGACTTCGCCCGCGCCGTCCTCGACGCCGGCCTGACCTGGATCGGCCCGTCCCCGGAGGCCATCGAGACGATGGCGTCCAAGACCCGCGCGAAGGACCTGATGGGCATCGCGTCCCTCGACGCGGCCGACGTCACCCAGGCCGACCTGCCGGTGCTGGTGAAGGCGGCCGCGGGCGGCGGGGGGCGCGGCATGCGGATCGTGCGCCGCCTGGAGGAGCTGGGTGCCGCGCTGAAGGGCGCGCGCGCCGAGGCAGCGAGCGCCTTCGGCGACGGCGAGGTCTTCGTGGAGCCGTACCTGGAGCACGGCCGCCACGTAGAGGTGCAGGTCCTCGTCGACACCCACGGCACCATCTGGACACTCGGCACCCGCGACTGCTCCCTGCAGCGCCGCCACCAGAAGGTCATCGAGGAGGCCCCGGCGCCCGGCATCTCCGAGGCGCTCACGAGCGACATGCACGCGCTGGCCGTGCAGGCCGTGTGCGCCGTCGCCTACGAGGGCGCCGGCACCGTCGAGTTCCTTGTCGCCGACGGCCGCGCCCACTTCCTGGAGATGAACACCCGCCTCCAGGTCGAACACCCCGTCACAGAGGCGGTGTTCGGCATCGACCTGGTCGCCGAACAGATCCGGATCGCCGAGGGCCACGCCCTCCCGGAAGACCCGCCACGCGCGCGTGGCCACGCGATCGAGGCCCGCCTGTACGCCGAGGACCCCGCCCGCGACTGGGCCCCGCAGACCGGCACCCTGCACCACCTCGCCGTACCGGACGGCGTCCGCCTGGACACCGGCTACACCGACGGCGACACCATCGGCGTCCACTACGACCCGATGCTCGCCAAGGTCGTCGCCCACGCACCCACCCGCGCGGAGGCCGTCCGTCGTCTCACGGGCGCCCTGGAGCGGGCGGAACTGCACGGCCCGCTCACCAACCGGGACCTGCTCGTGCGCTCCCTGCGCCACGAGGAGTTCACGAGCGGCCGCATGGACACCGGCTTCTACGACCGCCACCTCGACGAACTCACCGGGTCCGCTCCCGACCCCCTCGCCCCCCTGGCCGCCGCCCTCGCCGACGCCCACGGCCGCTCCCGCTTCGGCGGCTGGCGCAACCTGCCCGCACAGCCGCAGGTCAAGCGGTACGAGCTGGCGGGGCAGGAGCACGAGGTCCGCTACCGGCACACGCGCACCGGGCTCAGCGCCGAGGGCGTCCGGGTCGTACACGCCGACGCGCGTCTGGTCGTACTCGAAGTGGACGGTGTGGAGAGGAAGTTCGCGGTCGCACGCCACGGTGACCAGGTCTACGTCAACTCCGCCCGCCTCACCGCCCTGCCCCGCTTCCCCGACCCCACCGCCCAGCTCGCCCCGGGCTCCCTGCTCGCCCCGATGCCGGGCACGGTCGTACGCATCGCCGAGGGCCTGACCGAAGGGGCAACGGTTCAGGCCGGCCAAGGACTCATATGGCTGGAGGCGATGAAGATGCAGCACCAGATCTCAGCGCCGGTCACCGGAACGCTCAGCGCCTTGCATGCCAAGGCGGGGCAGCAGGTCGAGCCGGGCATGTTGCTCGCCGTAGTGCAGGAAACCTCTTCCTAG
- a CDS encoding TetR/AcrR family transcriptional regulator, producing the protein MSTTAERDRAPKQDRSRATRQRLLEAAVACLAEHGWAGSTVAVVAERAGVSRGAAQHHFPTREDLFTAAVEYVAEERSTALRALFPGGPADRRAVVAALVDLYTGPLFRAALHLWVAAGNEDQLRARVTELEARVGRETHRIAVDLLGADESRPGVRETVQGLLDMARGLGLANLLTDDTARRARVVAQWAALLEQALG; encoded by the coding sequence ATGAGCACGACGGCGGAACGCGACCGCGCGCCCAAACAGGACCGCAGCCGGGCCACTCGGCAGCGGCTCCTGGAGGCCGCCGTGGCCTGCCTGGCCGAACACGGCTGGGCGGGCTCCACCGTCGCCGTCGTCGCCGAACGCGCCGGAGTCTCGCGCGGCGCCGCCCAGCACCACTTCCCGACCCGCGAGGACCTGTTCACGGCCGCCGTCGAGTACGTCGCCGAGGAGCGCTCCACCGCGCTCCGGGCGCTCTTCCCTGGCGGGCCCGCCGACCGCCGGGCCGTCGTCGCGGCCCTCGTCGACCTCTACACCGGCCCCCTCTTCCGCGCCGCCCTGCACCTGTGGGTCGCCGCCGGCAACGAAGACCAGCTCCGGGCGCGCGTGACCGAGCTGGAGGCCCGCGTCGGCCGCGAGACCCACCGCATCGCCGTCGACCTCCTCGGCGCCGACGAGTCCCGCCCCGGCGTCCGCGAGACCGTCCAGGGCCTGCTCGACATGGCCCGCGGCCTCGGCCTCGCCAACCTCCTCACCGACGACACCGCCCGTCGCGCACGCGTCGTCGCCCAGTGGGCCGCCCTGCTGGAGCAGGCGCTCGGCTGA
- a CDS encoding PAS domain-containing protein, which yields MSASRRSGTTDELGPDDPGESGGSDLLAALLDGMDAALCAFDADGVVTHWNREAERILGWTAAEAVGRHGFAGWAVRSADAEEVQSRLMSAMHAQGRQVHEFALVTKDGGRVLVRTQSAAVRGPDGKPAGLYCAFSEVHAQIDLERSIALSEALFEDAAWGVVLIDADLRPAVVNAHAARVLGIGRTSALGRPLGELLAQGVEELEAALTHVLSEGAPPAPAELWVSLRTAEGEKRRCWRSGFVRLASPLAEEPVPLGVGWLFQDVTEAKQTEQEAALLRFRTNQLHRAARAAAECEDPTEAATVHLDFALAGFADHAMIDRVVPAPRVAGREDREDREEREDRENGDDTEVRLVRLAATPAGAPGPSLLTGAAGLPLRYETGHPALQCVERAGAVRADAGSIPAEQAREWALARQWPGDAVHALCAVLRSRGRTLGVVTFLRGSGRHRFERSDSAYAEDVAVRIAAALDLADAAHGEKQA from the coding sequence GTGAGTGCTTCCCGGCGGAGTGGGACCACCGATGAACTGGGGCCGGACGACCCCGGTGAGTCGGGGGGTTCCGATCTGCTCGCCGCGCTGCTCGACGGCATGGACGCCGCCCTGTGCGCCTTCGACGCCGACGGGGTCGTCACGCACTGGAACCGGGAGGCGGAGCGGATCCTCGGCTGGACGGCCGCCGAGGCGGTCGGGCGGCACGGCTTCGCCGGCTGGGCGGTGCGCAGCGCCGACGCCGAGGAGGTGCAGTCCCGGCTGATGTCGGCGATGCACGCGCAGGGCCGGCAGGTGCATGAGTTCGCGCTGGTCACGAAGGACGGCGGCCGGGTGCTCGTACGCACCCAGTCCGCCGCAGTACGAGGCCCCGACGGCAAGCCCGCCGGGCTGTACTGCGCGTTCAGCGAGGTGCACGCGCAGATCGATCTGGAGCGGTCGATCGCGCTGAGCGAGGCGCTGTTCGAGGACGCCGCCTGGGGCGTCGTCCTCATCGACGCCGATCTGCGGCCCGCCGTCGTCAACGCGCACGCGGCCCGGGTCCTCGGCATCGGGCGTACGTCCGCGCTGGGCCGGCCGCTCGGCGAGCTGCTCGCGCAGGGCGTGGAGGAGCTGGAGGCCGCGCTCACCCATGTGCTGTCCGAGGGCGCGCCGCCCGCGCCCGCCGAGCTGTGGGTGAGCCTGCGCACCGCGGAGGGCGAGAAGCGGCGCTGCTGGCGGAGCGGGTTCGTCCGGCTGGCCTCGCCGCTCGCGGAGGAACCGGTGCCGCTCGGCGTCGGCTGGCTCTTCCAGGACGTCACCGAGGCCAAGCAGACCGAGCAGGAGGCGGCCCTGCTGCGGTTCCGCACCAACCAGCTGCACCGTGCCGCGCGGGCCGCCGCCGAGTGCGAGGACCCGACCGAGGCGGCCACCGTCCACCTGGACTTCGCACTCGCCGGCTTCGCCGACCACGCGATGATCGACCGGGTCGTGCCCGCCCCGAGGGTGGCCGGACGCGAGGACCGTGAGGACCGTGAGGAGCGCGAGGACCGCGAGAACGGGGACGACACCGAGGTACGGCTGGTCCGGCTCGCCGCGACGCCCGCCGGTGCGCCCGGTCCGAGCCTGCTCACGGGGGCGGCCGGGCTGCCGCTGCGCTACGAGACGGGGCATCCGGCGCTGCAGTGCGTGGAGCGGGCCGGTGCCGTGCGCGCGGACGCCGGGTCGATTCCGGCGGAACAGGCGCGGGAGTGGGCGCTCGCCCGGCAGTGGCCCGGCGACGCGGTGCACGCCCTGTGCGCGGTGCTGCGCAGCCGGGGGCGGACGCTGGGTGTGGTGACCTTCCTGCGCGGCTCCGGCCGGCACCGCTTCGAGCGGTCCGACTCGGCCTACGCCGAGGACGTGGCCGTCCGCATCGCGGCGGCCCTCGACCTGGCGGACGCGGCGCACGGCGAGAAGCAAGCCTGA
- a CDS encoding acyl-CoA dehydrogenase family protein has protein sequence MTAVIESEEHKALRSAVAALGKRYGRDYLMRTVAEGKPLTELWSEAGKLGYLGVNLPEEYGGGGGGITELSLVLEELGAAGSPLLMLVVSPAICGTVISRFGTDAQKQTWLPGIADGTRLMAFGITEPDAGSNSHRITTTARRDGADWLLTGRKVFISGVDMADAVLIVGRTEDARTGRLKPCLFIVPTDAEGFQKRPIDMELNAAEKQFELILDDVRLPADALVGDEDAGLLQLFAGLNPERIMTAAFAIGMGRYALAKAIEYARDRTVWKTPIGAHQAIAHPLAQAHIDLELARLMMQKAAHLYDAGDDIGAGEAANMAKYAAGEACVKAVDQAVHTLGGNGLTREFGLASLITAARVARIAPVSREMILNYVSHQTLGLPKSY, from the coding sequence ATGACTGCCGTCATCGAATCCGAAGAGCACAAAGCGCTCCGCTCCGCCGTAGCCGCCCTCGGCAAACGCTACGGCCGCGACTACCTGATGCGAACCGTCGCCGAGGGAAAGCCCCTCACCGAACTCTGGTCCGAGGCGGGCAAACTCGGCTACCTCGGCGTCAACCTCCCGGAGGAATACGGAGGCGGAGGCGGCGGTATCACCGAACTCTCCCTTGTCCTGGAGGAGTTGGGTGCCGCCGGCTCGCCCCTCCTCATGCTCGTCGTGTCCCCTGCCATCTGCGGCACCGTGATCTCCCGCTTCGGCACGGACGCCCAGAAGCAGACGTGGCTCCCCGGAATCGCCGACGGCACCCGCCTCATGGCCTTCGGCATCACCGAACCCGACGCCGGCTCCAACAGCCACCGCATCACCACCACGGCCCGCCGCGACGGCGCCGACTGGCTGCTCACGGGCCGCAAGGTCTTCATCTCCGGGGTCGACATGGCGGACGCCGTCCTCATCGTCGGCCGCACGGAGGACGCCCGCACCGGACGCCTCAAGCCCTGCCTCTTCATCGTCCCGACGGACGCCGAGGGCTTCCAGAAGCGGCCCATCGACATGGAACTCAATGCCGCGGAGAAGCAGTTCGAGCTGATCCTGGACGATGTACGGCTGCCCGCCGACGCACTCGTCGGCGACGAGGATGCGGGCTTGCTGCAGCTGTTCGCAGGGCTGAACCCCGAGCGCATCATGACGGCTGCCTTCGCGATCGGGATGGGCCGCTACGCCCTCGCCAAGGCGATCGAGTACGCCCGCGACCGCACCGTCTGGAAGACGCCCATCGGCGCCCACCAGGCCATCGCGCACCCCCTGGCGCAGGCGCACATCGACCTGGAACTGGCGCGGCTGATGATGCAGAAGGCCGCCCATCTCTACGACGCCGGCGACGACATCGGCGCGGGCGAGGCCGCCAACATGGCCAAGTACGCGGCCGGGGAGGCCTGCGTGAAGGCCGTCGACCAGGCCGTGCACACCCTCGGCGGCAACGGCCTCACGCGCGAGTTCGGTCTCGCCTCGTTGATAACGGCCGCCCGCGTGGCTCGTATTGCTCCGGTGAGCCGGGAGATGATTCTCAACTACGTCTCCCACCAGACCCTGGGCCTGCCCAAGTCGTACTAG
- a CDS encoding citrate synthase 2 translates to MSDFVPGLEGVVAFETEIAEPDKEGGALRYRGVDIEDLVGHVSFGNVWGLLVDGAFNPGLPPAEPFPIPVHSGDIRVDVQSALAMLAPVWGLKPLLDIDEQQARDDLARAAVMALSYVAQSARGQTLPMVPQREIDKAKSVVERFMIRWRGEPDPKHVAAVDAYWTSAAEHGMNASTFTARVIASTGADVAAALSGAVGAMSGPLHGGAPSRVLGMIEEIERTGDAEAYVRQALDRGERLMGFGHRVYRAEDPRARVLRRTARELGAPRFEIAEALEKAALEELHNRRPDRVLATNVEFWAAIMLDFAEVPAHMFTSMFTCARTAGWSAHILEQKRTGRLVRPSARYVGPGVRSPQDIEGYADIAH, encoded by the coding sequence ATGTCCGATTTCGTACCCGGACTCGAGGGAGTCGTCGCGTTCGAGACGGAGATCGCCGAGCCGGACAAGGAGGGCGGCGCCCTGCGCTACCGGGGCGTCGACATCGAGGATCTGGTCGGCCACGTCTCGTTCGGGAACGTGTGGGGGCTGCTCGTCGACGGCGCCTTCAACCCCGGTCTGCCGCCCGCCGAGCCGTTCCCGATCCCGGTGCACTCCGGGGACATCCGGGTGGACGTGCAGTCGGCGCTCGCCATGCTGGCGCCGGTGTGGGGGCTGAAGCCGCTGCTCGACATCGACGAGCAGCAGGCGCGGGACGACCTCGCGCGGGCCGCCGTGATGGCGCTGTCGTACGTCGCCCAGTCCGCGCGCGGGCAGACGCTGCCGATGGTGCCGCAGCGGGAGATCGACAAGGCGAAGTCGGTCGTGGAGCGGTTCATGATCCGGTGGCGGGGCGAGCCGGATCCCAAGCATGTCGCGGCCGTGGACGCGTACTGGACGTCCGCCGCGGAGCACGGCATGAACGCGTCGACGTTCACGGCGCGGGTGATCGCGTCGACCGGCGCGGATGTCGCCGCCGCGCTGTCCGGCGCCGTCGGGGCCATGTCCGGGCCGCTGCACGGGGGTGCGCCGTCGCGGGTGCTCGGGATGATCGAGGAGATCGAGCGGACCGGGGACGCGGAGGCGTACGTCAGGCAGGCCCTGGACCGGGGTGAGCGGCTGATGGGGTTCGGGCACCGGGTGTACCGGGCCGAGGATCCGCGCGCGCGGGTGCTGCGGCGTACGGCGCGGGAGCTGGGCGCGCCCCGCTTCGAGATCGCCGAGGCGTTGGAGAAGGCCGCGCTGGAGGAGCTGCACAATCGGCGGCCGGATCGTGTGCTCGCCACCAACGTGGAGTTCTGGGCCGCGATCATGCTGGACTTCGCCGAGGTGCCGGCGCACATGTTCACCTCGATGTTCACGTGCGCGCGTACGGCGGGGTGGTCCGCGCACATTCTTGAGCAGAAGCGCACCGGTCGCCTGGTGCGGCCTTCGGCGCGGTATGTGGGACCGGGAGTGCGCAGTCCGCAGGACATCGAGGGGTATGCGGATATCGCCCACTGA
- the pdxH gene encoding pyridoxamine 5'-phosphate oxidase, with translation MTDRDPLLDPVLDPAAMRKQYRAEGLAEQDLASHPMDQFARWFEDAARASLHGTVYEPNAMVVSTADAAGRPSSRTVLMKQFDTEGFVFFTNYGSRKARDLAENPHICLLFPWHPLARQVIVTGTARRTGRDETAAYFRTRPHGSQLGAWASAQSSVIASRTELDAAYADLEARYPEGEQVPVPPHWGGYRITPETVEFWQGRENRLHDRLRYVARPDGHWTVERLSP, from the coding sequence GTGACCGACCGCGACCCGCTCCTGGACCCCGTCCTCGATCCCGCCGCCATGCGCAAGCAGTACCGGGCGGAGGGCCTCGCCGAACAGGACCTCGCCAGCCACCCCATGGACCAGTTCGCCCGCTGGTTCGAGGACGCCGCCCGGGCGTCCCTGCACGGCACGGTCTACGAACCCAACGCGATGGTCGTCTCCACGGCGGACGCGGCAGGCCGTCCCAGCTCGCGCACCGTTCTGATGAAGCAGTTCGACACCGAGGGCTTCGTCTTCTTCACCAACTACGGCTCCCGCAAGGCCCGCGACCTCGCCGAGAACCCGCACATCTGCCTGCTCTTCCCCTGGCACCCGCTCGCCCGCCAGGTGATCGTCACCGGCACCGCCCGCCGCACCGGCCGTGACGAGACCGCCGCCTACTTCCGCACCCGCCCGCACGGCTCCCAGCTGGGCGCCTGGGCCAGCGCCCAGTCCTCGGTGATCGCCTCCCGCACCGAACTCGACGCCGCCTATGCCGACCTGGAGGCCCGCTACCCCGAGGGCGAACAGGTCCCGGTCCCCCCGCACTGGGGCGGCTACCGCATCACCCCGGAGACCGTCGAGTTCTGGCAGGGCCGCGAGAACCGCCTCCACGACCGTCTGCGCTACGTCGCCCGGCCGGACGGCCACTGGACGGTGGAGCGCCTCAGCCCCTGA